In Blattabacterium cuenoti, the following proteins share a genomic window:
- the rpsP gene encoding 30S ribosomal protein S16, whose amino-acid sequence MSVKIRLKRIGKKHKPIYHIVVADSRAPRDGKFIEKLGTYNPHADPPSTVLKMNNAVSWLMKGARPTETVRSIFSKNGVLLKKHLLEGVKKGALTNEESYEKFNIWYKKYKI is encoded by the coding sequence ATGTCCGTTAAAATACGTTTAAAAAGAATTGGAAAAAAACATAAACCAATTTATCATATAGTTGTAGCAGATTCTCGTGCTCCTAGAGATGGGAAATTTATAGAGAAGCTGGGAACATATAATCCTCATGCAGATCCACCATCTACTGTATTAAAAATGAATAACGCAGTTTCATGGTTAATGAAAGGAGCACGACCTACAGAAACAGTAAGATCTATTTTTTCTAAAAATGGAGTTTTACTTAAAAAGCATTTGTTAGAAGGTGTTAAGAAAGGAGCATTAACAAATGAAGAATCTTATGAAAAATTTAATATATGGTATAAAAAATATAAAATTTAA